ACCATGATGTTGTTGAGCTTAATCTGCATCGGCAGGCAGGTATACAAATAGTGAGCAACATATTCTTGGCTTTGAAGAGACTACCTGTGGTTGAGGGATTAACTTGCACTAGGTTTTAACCAAAATTGTTGAGCAAAATCTTTATATAAGACAAAGCggaaaaaaattttaaaaaaacaaTGATAGTTTCTTATGCCGTCAGACATCAAATATACATATCTATTAGAGGTTCAATACCTATGGATTCCTAAAAACTTGGGAGTCCTCAGTCGTgggtgtagcgcccccaaagctagcaactgactaatccaagagattaactaaataaagaggcactaaggaatCTAAATgatatacttaagcattcaattaagaaatatgctacaaaacttaacccaaaactagccctgctctgaaatatacatatatacaagaactcctctcaaatgatacatatacaatagtcatttggtttacaaatagaataaacaacataataaacatagccgaagttaaccaactaacagactcaactcctcgaatcttctgctgcgcaactctgatctgtctctgaaactgaaagtgggaatgagtgagcacatcatccataAAAGGGGTAcccagtagaaataacatttaactttcaagtaatcactggaATGAtctggaaaacaatacatgtttttcctaaacataaaaaaaggaaactaattcacaaaaataaacaatcatgtatatgaaactaactccttcttcaaacaatgtatatatTGGTGTCAACCAGTTTCATACCTCCACACCTATTAGgtaatattgtggtgtatcgccctagccatagcaTAAAAGCTGAAAGTGAGTAGGTATAAATGAAGGAgtagtatcctatataccacagatggaaaatcTTATTTTCCAAGcattcaaatggaaattcttatttcccaaaccaTTCGTagagacaaacaaagcattacaactCCTTTCCAAACCACataaagattaaaagaatcaacagaactttCGGAATTTAAATTAAACAATGCATTGAAAGCACAACCAGATAATGCATAAATTTGATAAACATAAActcttgtaaaagaaaacaacaataatcacaaaagagctaaatgtaaattcccacctcttttgatgacaagccacaccttcctcgagatccatgatccactggttcatcctttgaatcgatctttGTTAATAAGACTAACTGTTattcacacaagaactctaagaatctagccaaaatggctcacacaagaatcacacAAGTCTATGTAATGGTTCTAagtccatttatggttctacaccttttcattatttATCTTTAGCACAACTAAAGGTacactaattcaattagattgttTTTGTAGTTCATtatctaagtcttatgaatatctacaactttgtagaagaaactaaagactaattcagaccataagggtccaatacatcaaaataggaaaactaaatctaagcccaagtccactaaccaAGCCCGTTACACAAGGCCTGGTCCACTaggtcaactaacggtctctaacagtcaaaagggtcaattaacggtcaacgtccaaggtcaggtcaaTAGTCAAACTTGAGTCTGGTTAAGCCAAGTCAAAGCCTGGTCAAaaggtcaactgagtcaaatcggGTCAAATCCTAATTACTGAGTTAACTCACACAACTAAGCTGACTCGTTGAATCAGATAAGTCACACAACTGGGATGACTCACAAGCCTAAGTTCAATTGCAGCTTTATTTCCTACAACATAACCTTCTTATTTATCATACAATTCTACAATGATTATTCACATCAACTTAACCAAATTACAtctataattttcttcattacagAGATACAATCAATTTAGATAAACTTCATAATTTAATCACTATCGTAAGCTCAACTTACCTGCAAtagcagttccaagctttcacagCAATACTCCAAACCACTACTTACAATCCTTAATTATTCATATAACACTTCACTTCAAATAACCTCACACACTCAAATTGAGTCTCTACCAGTTCACAAGTTCCAACAGTAACTCAATTTCATATCCACCATCTCCAGCTCTTCAGTACCTCAATCATTAGTTCACTCAAAACAAATCTTAAACTTCTACCGGCCACTCATATCCCCTGTAACTTCAACCACACTACCATTACAACTTCAAATACATATCTTGGATCATTCTCAGTTTCATAACCATCTGAAAATCTCATACCTCACCAAACCCATATTTCCTGCAACATCTCAGTCATTCAGACCATCCCATAACACCTACAGCTTCATATACACAAACAACACCACCATTCTCTAGCCACCAACACTGATCTGTAACTCAATCAACAGCAACCATAATCTTCAGGAACAATCTTAATTCATCTATAGATTCTTactcaggaaccctaatttctgatttggggaaaaacaaaaacaaaccctaattcataattctcaatttcacaattaaactgaaattacaaCTCCATATGATTGATCCTACTTCAATCTAAACAAACCCATCTAAGATTCATCAATCCTTATTCCATTTTACTCAAGACAATTTCAAATTAGcgaaaccctaaattacctttTAATTTTGATTCTTCATCAAGAGAAATTCACATCGTCAATACAACATCAACCCATTTGATCTTCACCCACTAAAAACTCGAAATCATCATTATCATCTCTATACAGACCTAATTTCAAATCCAGAAAACCCAACTTCTTTACAGAAATACAACACCCAGGGACGGTACTGGGGTGTGGCTTACCAGGatgaacccccccccccccccccacaaatTTTGTAAAAACGTATTTTGTCTATACCATTTTCAACATTCCTGAGAATTATCCCAGGTGTATATTTGAAATAGCCCATTATAGAGTTATAAAGTTAGGGCAACCATAATTTGAAACTTTTTTTTGATGTTTATGATACTTTGATGTTACGTGGAATTCATATGAGGAGATTAGATGCTTGCTAACGTGATCTCATCCATTCAAAGTTTTAAAAACCAAAGCAAAGAACACAGGGTCATGCTAAGTCGCTAACTCTTCACCTATTCTGAGTCTTTAGTTAAATGAGGTACTGCAATCTTATTCAGATAACACGTGTGTTAGTGCTTGTTCTTGTTTCCCTCCACTTGGTTTTTTCTAACTCCACATGTTTTTAACCATGCTATGAAAATTAAATAGCAAAGGATGTGAAGTATAAAAGAACAACTCCCATTTCCTCCCGTCGAGCTACTTAATCAGTTATTCTCGGTCCAAAATAGTACACTAAACCGTTAAATTAGATGTCACTGCTTCGTTGGTCAGTGCTCTTTTTTTCCCCTTCCTCCGCAGATATAAGTATATTGAAAATGTTTAGACCGCATGAGCAcataaaacattaaaaaaaaacaaaaagaacacGATCATGGAAAAAACGACAGCCACCTCCGAGCAATGCGTTCAGAAAAGAACTCCCAAAAAGAGATGCATCACGAAAAAAACGACAGCCACCTCCGAGCAATGCGTTCAGGAAAGAACTCCCAAAAAGAGTTGCGTCACGGAAAAAACGGCATCCACCCCGAGCAATGCGTTCAGAAAAGAATTCCCCAAATTGAAACCTGATATGGAGATAAGAAAATACAACACGTTGTATCACGTACTGTAGCCGCATTTATCAAATATTACAATGGAAAAGAAAATAAAgtattgtgattttttttttagcccCCCAGACCTAGAATCCTGGTTCCGTCGCTGGCTCAAATATTCTCTTCTCTATTACGGAATCAACAACACTTACTCAATCTTCAACACCAGTAACCCACTTTTAATTTTTCTCCTCTTACTTGTTCTCCAAAATCGCCAGATGAAAGACATAggaggagcaaaagaagaaagaagaaacgagaagagagaagaggaaagaagaaaagaaaagaccatTTTAGGATAAGGCCGACGATATTTACTGAGGCACATGGAACACTAGATATGGGCAGCCAAGTCGGTTTATTGTGAAATGATAATTTTACCCTTCATACTAATCCagcgatatcttcttcgtccaatATCCGAATAACACGTTCGAGTAACCCATTTCgaataacttttcgagatctatctagtggtACTAACTTCGtatctatatcgttgttagattaatttctatttaataatattcatgttaaactaatcgaacTATTATCGACTAACTCGTCACTTGACCGGTCTAACATCGTTGACGAGCTTGAAGATCCTTATATTGGGATACTCATGGGTCTAACTAATTTGTACAATTAACCATTTCTTTGACTTATCATTGAAGCATGTAATTGAGGAAGGTTTGATTTTTAGTAAACTTGACAATGAGTCGGGGAAAAATTCTAATCAATACCATTCTATCAAACCTTACCAACTTCACTTTAACATTTTTAAAGTGTATGTTATTTGATGTTTTCGGTATGTTTGATTGATTTGCGATGGTTGGTCCAAATGGGATTCGAATTGGTGTCCCGAGGACGCAACATAAAAAATTAAGTGATAAAACATGAGACACTAGGGTAAAATGGGAAGGCTATTATTGGAGCGTCACATTCCAATGGAGGGGCTTCACATGGATTCCTAGTGACTAAAAAGTTGGCTACGGGGTGTCTTAATGCAATAGCAAATATCTAAGTTACCCTCCATccaaacaaaaacctaaaaactaaaataaaaaatctaattctaattaaaaaatctgctatttttcttctctctttcatCAACCGTAAATTTTCCCTTCTTTTTTCATTTCAAATCATTACATCGTGTTTGATCAATCGTTAATTGAAATCTCTATTAAAGGTGCGGACGAAGCAAATTGATAAAAGCGatgataataaaaaaaactaattaattatgtttcaaatgattatattgattgaaatCAATAGAAAAAAATATGTTTGCGAAACTGATTACAGTTAGGAATTCCTAATTTCCTAACCGTAAACTTATTTTCTGAAACTGTTACGGTTAGGAAATAAAAAAATACcaaccatattttaaaaatacaTGTATTTTACGGTTAGGTTGGTAAGCGTTAATGAATTAACAGTTAGATTCGACTCTCCCGTAACTTAATCGTAAAATATCATGAATtattaaaaagaataaaaaaaatattacggTTGGATTtgattgataccaaaccataaattTGCCTGGagttccatttttttttgaaagctaCTAGATTTGGTCGAACAGTGAAGATTTATCCAAATCTATTAGGATATACCACAACCAATCACACACTAGGATCCAACTACTATATTCTATTTAATCTCTTCTTAGAAACCATCTTGATGGCGGTTGCGACCAAATGAATAAATAAGGTCGATATatttatataccatatatatatatataaaacacaTCATGTGATTCATTATATATAAACACGCCAAATCAGTAATCACCTCAATAACGTGAGAAAACAAGTCCCATTTTCTGCTCAATTCTTGTACAGAAGGTAAGAGAGAAAATAACGTACTTAGGGTACCAGTTACGGCTAGAAGTTCTATATACCTAGCCGTAATCCGAAAAAGGAAAATCAAGATCTatggattttcattttttttttcttccattcaaAAACCTAAAACACTAACTCTAATTTTCCTCTCTAACTACAAATCAATATCATTAATCTAATCTAATACTAGTGAATCTATtcaaataagggttgtttagtcaatataaaattattttagataaggaATTTTTTAAAATTACTTATGGGTGACTCGTTTTTTTCCTATTAGGTGACGTCCCTCTATTGGAAGGTGACGTCCAAATAATAGCCTTCTAAAATGGTCACTTCAAGGTTAAATATTCACATGAGTAGATCacactaggggtgtaaataatacccgaaaatactcggcctgcctgtatccgcctgtacccgaagtagcccaaagcctgttatggcccgtcacggaccacccggcctggcctggattaatttattgagcggtctcgggctttgcgattaattatgatgcccgtcCTGATACCCGGCccggtgcccggcctgaaagccttctatgtgccattaatcatttaatatcctcttaaaaagacttaaaagttacaattttataattgtcagttttgtgtcaagaaaaataaaatatataattgtttttttacttataattaaccttttcaaaacattaatggtaatatattttcttattagaaagtttattgtactctaattaattatttattataggctaaaattaaaaatttgtcagtgtaatttaaatataaaataatactatcacttacgatatgcgatgttggaaaggaaagtctattgtatttaataccgttcatttgaaaatttaaacttaaaaataaaataaaaaaatagtggCATGTGCggccgatctggcctgcccgtataaaaagcgggctttggatagcaaattatctacttgtacccggcctgtccggcctgaatttgtttacaggctgacaaatattaagcctggcctgcctggcctgcccgacctgtcttagtttttgggtcgggcggcccgcctgcccgaatttacacccctagatcACACACACCCTTAAAGGTTATATTTGTCAAAGTTTAGGTTTTAGGGGGTAAACTACACTAGTAGTTACAACTTAGGGGGGAAAACTATATCACTAATTCGTTTAGAGGGTACACTCAAAAACCGAGAAAAACATACAGAAAATAATTAAGAGAAACATGTGAATCGCTCGTGgtaattattttttgataatagaCATAGGAGACAAAAATATGAGTTTATTTTTAGCAGGGACAATTTCAGCTATTATTCAGCTATTATTATCTTCTTGTCATTCACCCCGAACAAAACTTATCAACTCGGTGGATTCACTCACCATTTCATCatctgaaaacaaaaaccatactTTTCAGACCCCCCTAATCGCAGCAAGAAAAGTAGAAGAAAATCTCCATAAAATCATCCGAATTTCCCGCACGTTTCagtattatctatctttagcaaatTGAAACAGAAAAATTCCACCCAAAAAATACCTTTTTCATGGGAGGAGGCATTACCCTGAACTTTTATCACCACCATGGCGGGTTTCCTCAGCTCATCTCCCAAAACCACTGATGGTCCTCTAAATCCAGCGATCAAACCCATACCTGGTTTTGTTGATCCTCCTAAACCCATCGGTGGTTTTCTCTTGTTACTCATATTTCTTCATTCTCTgttataataattaataaaaaattgatttgtttttttcttgatttttgttaATGGCTTCGGTGTTTTTGTATCACGTGGTGGGAGATCTGACTGTTGGTAAACCAGAATTGGTTGAATTTACAGAGAATGAAAGCGTTGAATCAGCAATTGCAGCAATTAGTAAGTGTACTGAAGGTGGGATACCTGTTTGGAAGAAGAGAACGCAAATGGTGGGTATGGCTGAGAATTCCGAGATGAGACAACAAAGATTTGTGGGTATTATCAATTCTCTTGATATTGTTGCGTTTCTGGCTAGAGAAGATTGTTTGAAAGATCAAGACAAGGCTATGAGAACTCCTGTTTCTGATTTTATTATACCTAATAAATCATTATTGAAGGAGATTGATCCCGGTACAAGGtgagaattttatttttagattCATTTGAATCTTTCTATGACCTGATTTTTTTATTTAGATAAATAAACAAGATAATAATCAAAACATAGGACTCCATGACACTCAAAGCTACTATATCACCAAATCAAACTAGATTAACTAACAGGGCTCAATCACATGGGAAATACTTAAGTTAGGGCAAACTTGCAGCGCCACTGAATTTCTATCAATGTTTTTGTTTTAATCCGATTCATGGGTTTCTCTTGCTTCTTcgtttcattattattattatcatagtTTTGTGATCCTCATATGAGGTTTCTTGAGAGGTGAATTGGTCAGGTTTTCATGCTTATCCATTTCTCTAGTTTAGATTTTATTTGGTCGAATTTGAGATTTATGAATCAATTTGGTTCAGTTATCATGTTTTTCTAGATGTTTAATGTGTGGATTGGATTTGATGGTGTTCATTTTTTTTACGCATTTCAAGGTTATGGAGTGTGGTACTTAAGAATAAATGCTATCAATGGCGTAGTTCTACTTCCGTGTCTAACTCTCCAATCATCTCAAACTCACACACTCCAACTGTCTCTGATTCTCCTTCTTTATCAATCATTTTGATATTTgattgtttttactttttttgtgGATTTAAAATTATACTCTTCTCATCAAACTTCATTGAATACTTGTGCACATATTGAGTGGCTTTGAAACTATCAATGATGTGGTTTTTATGGTTGtatatttgttaagaaaaagatAGATTTGTTTTAGAGTTAGGTTGGATGCCATGTAGTCTAAACAAACGACTGTTTTGGTGTGAAGTTGATGTGAATATTCAAATTATTCTGATAAATACAGATTATATTATAGGTGCTATATTTACTTGATTTTACCATTTTTAGTTGTTTCTTGTGGTTGCCGTTGTGTTCGAGTCTTGTACTGGTGTGGATCTATATCTCGTCACTTCTACAggagaactctcattattggtctCCATTATTGAGGTTTGAGTGTAACGGTTAATATTAAAAGTTGTTATATCTTTGACAGAATCCAAGCAAGTTTAAATTTATGATATGTTGTTTAAAATAAACGTGAGCTGATTGAGGCAGTATATTACTTTATTATATTTGAATTATACAAAGTCCTATATGTTGTGTTTAGTTTATTCTAGATGATATATGCTTGATGTTAATATCGTTCCTGTGAACTCCCAATATATTATAAAAcaatttgatatttctaggcaaTCTAAAGAAAGGTAGCATCCTGATCACTTGTGTATATTATCAGTAACGTGAATTAACAATATGAGTAAACAAAATACAACTTCCCCGGAAAACTTCACCAATTAGACACatccctttatttttttgttttccccCGAATCCAGCCTTCagcattttatttttcaattaaaaTGTTTCAAAGTGATGAATTTGACATTCTAATCTCAACAAAGGATTCTACCTTCTgtctaaattttattttggagttACTCTGGATTATGGTGCCTTCTGTTAATTCTTCTTTACTGTGACTGAACTCTTTGTGAAGATTGATAGATGCATTGGAGATGATGAAGCAAGGAGTTATGCGCCTCCTTGTTCCTAAGAGTGTGGCATGGAGAGGTATGAGCAAGCGCTTCTCGATTATTTACAATGGCAAATGGTTAAAGAATCTGGATCCATCATCCATGGGAAGCAACAATATCTTAACAGGCAGTAGCAACCGCTCGTCCACATCTTCTCCCGCGTTTCGTGAGACCAAGTTCTGCTGCTTATCTAGAGAAGATGTGATTCGCTTCCTTATTGGCTGCCTCGGTGCTCTGGCTCCTCTTCCTCTCTCCTCTATCTCGTCCCTCGGAGCTGTGAACTCTAATTTTCACTTTATTGAGGCGTTATCGCCGGCACTAGAAGCTACCCGTAAGGTCCCCCAAGATCCGACAGCAATAGCTGTCATAGAGTCCACAGATGGGCAAAAAAAGATCATAGGTGAGATTTCAGCTTCCAACTTATGGAAATGTGATTACTTA
This DNA window, taken from Papaver somniferum cultivar HN1 chromosome 3, ASM357369v1, whole genome shotgun sequence, encodes the following:
- the LOC113358226 gene encoding CBS domain-containing protein CBSX6-like, producing the protein MASVFLYHVVGDLTVGKPELVEFTENESVESAIAAISKCTEGGIPVWKKRTQMVGMAENSEMRQQRFVGIINSLDIVAFLAREDCLKDQDKAMRTPVSDFIIPNKSLLKEIDPGTRLIDALEMMKQGVMRLLVPKSVAWRGMSKRFSIIYNGKWLKNLDPSSMGSNNILTGSSNRSSTSSPAFRETKFCCLSREDVIRFLIGCLGALAPLPLSSISSLGAVNSNFHFIEALSPALEATRKVPQDPTAIAVIESTDGQKKIIGEISASNLWKCDYLAAAWALANLSAGQFVMGVEDNMTPKSFPDICLNNNDGAAGARVKKFSSRSVGFFSSNPMSPSAGGRNMMLYRGRSAPLTCKVTSSLAAVMAQMLSHRTAHVWVTEADSEDDHDETLVGVIGYTDILAAVTRHPAAFFSPTS